Proteins encoded in a region of the Labrus bergylta chromosome 9, fLabBer1.1, whole genome shotgun sequence genome:
- the pabir2 gene encoding protein FAM122B isoform X3, producing the protein MNHPGVLPQEKMELDLDIPSSVIQSDGHLRRSNSAPMINGLSDNSQVFQREVLRSRRNSTTVVNRPNMVPSSPIRVPSTRLHQIKQEEGVDVMNRETAHEREVQTAMQMSQSWEESLSLSDNDQEKSASCSPKRVDFVPVSPAPSPTRGIGKKKQCFSPSLQILVSSNGLTPSPIPSPTRRFRRSQSPINCIRASILGPMKRKGEMETESQPKRLFQGTTTMLSSDVSNLSDLTCHSPDLLDGSLSSVGSSTDSPGKMEGVSPSSSSNSPFASLQDLSPK; encoded by the exons ATGAACCATCCAGGAGTGTTGCCACAGGAGAAGATGGAGCTGGATCTGGACATCCCATCTTCTGTAATCCAAAGCGATGGACACctgaggagatccaacagtgcACCCATGATTAATGGCTTAAG TGATAACTCCCAAGTGTTCCAGAGAGAGGTCCTGCGAAGCCGGAGAAATAGCACTACAGTTGTCAACAGACCCAACATG GTCCCATCATCGCCCATACGAGTCCCCAGCACCCGACTCCATCAGATCAAACAG GAGGAGGGCGTAGACGTGATGAACAGAGAAACAGCTCATGAGAG gGAAGTTCAAACAGCCATGCAGATGAGCCAATCCTGGGAAGAAAGCCTTAGTCTG agtgACAATGATCAGGAGAAATCTGCATCATGTTCTCCAAAGCGCGTAGACTTTGTGCCGGTGTCGCCCGCCCCGTCCCCAACCAGAGGGATTggaaaaaag AAGCAGTGTTTCTCTCCTTCACTACAAATCCTGGTGAGCAGCAATGGCCTAACGCCCAGCCCCATTCCCAGCCCAACTCGCCGCTTCAG ACGGAGTCAAAGCCCGATCAACTGCATCAGAGCCAGCATACTAGGGCCCATGAAACGTAAAG GGGAGATGGAGACTGAGAGTCAACCTAAGAGGCTCTTCCAGGGTACAACCACTATGCTGTCCTCCGATGTGTCCAACCTGTCAGATCTCACCTG TCACTCTCCAGATTTGCTGGATGGCAGCCTCAGCAGCGTCGGCTCGTCCACAGACTCACCCGGCAAAATGGAGGGAGTGTCGCCTTCCTCGTCCAGCAACTCTCCCTTCGCTTCCCTCCAGGATCTGTCCCCAAAGTGA
- the pabir2 gene encoding protein FAM122B isoform X1, which produces MNHPGVLPQEKMELDLDIPSSVIQSDGHLRRSNSAPMINGLSDNSQVFQREVLRSRRNSTTVVNRPNMVPSSPIRVPSTRLHQIKQEEGVDVMNRETAHEREVQTAMQMSQSWEESLSLSDNDQEKSASCSPKRVDFVPVSPAPSPTRGIGKKKQCFSPSLQILVSSNGLTPSPIPSPTRRFSRRSQSPINCIRASILGPMKRKGEMETESQPKRLFQGTTTMLSSDVSNLSDLTCHSPDLLDGSLSSVGSSTDSPGKMEGVSPSSSSNSPFASLQDLSPK; this is translated from the exons ATGAACCATCCAGGAGTGTTGCCACAGGAGAAGATGGAGCTGGATCTGGACATCCCATCTTCTGTAATCCAAAGCGATGGACACctgaggagatccaacagtgcACCCATGATTAATGGCTTAAG TGATAACTCCCAAGTGTTCCAGAGAGAGGTCCTGCGAAGCCGGAGAAATAGCACTACAGTTGTCAACAGACCCAACATG GTCCCATCATCGCCCATACGAGTCCCCAGCACCCGACTCCATCAGATCAAACAG GAGGAGGGCGTAGACGTGATGAACAGAGAAACAGCTCATGAGAG gGAAGTTCAAACAGCCATGCAGATGAGCCAATCCTGGGAAGAAAGCCTTAGTCTG agtgACAATGATCAGGAGAAATCTGCATCATGTTCTCCAAAGCGCGTAGACTTTGTGCCGGTGTCGCCCGCCCCGTCCCCAACCAGAGGGATTggaaaaaag AAGCAGTGTTTCTCTCCTTCACTACAAATCCTGGTGAGCAGCAATGGCCTAACGCCCAGCCCCATTCCCAGCCCAACTCGCCGCTTCAG CAGACGGAGTCAAAGCCCGATCAACTGCATCAGAGCCAGCATACTAGGGCCCATGAAACGTAAAG GGGAGATGGAGACTGAGAGTCAACCTAAGAGGCTCTTCCAGGGTACAACCACTATGCTGTCCTCCGATGTGTCCAACCTGTCAGATCTCACCTG TCACTCTCCAGATTTGCTGGATGGCAGCCTCAGCAGCGTCGGCTCGTCCACAGACTCACCCGGCAAAATGGAGGGAGTGTCGCCTTCCTCGTCCAGCAACTCTCCCTTCGCTTCCCTCCAGGATCTGTCCCCAAAGTGA
- the her11 gene encoding hairy-related 11, producing MTRKQQDPTVEDGRSRKRALKPVVEKKRRDRINQSLAKLRSLLLNRTSDPRLQNPKIEKAEILDLAVEYLQKWTEGRNLSNVVSNFTDGQMKTLTPVADPHHSESRAPLLCNIESAGFQQCVAQLSSYMHKITSTQRTSLIEGLKLHRENQQTSRTEADLSHDVTDMTKGSEETSMDSICTSERRDDSTKLLFPSHSPFQPHSCSTPCHDYLSPPPSPWLSPSFSTYATSPPFPSFTSHFSFPSSLSPLSSNTSFFSFSPTVPHPGPPVGHCPHLTTLRPPTHPSAREGSPPDSPSAMWRPWFC from the exons ATGACCAGGAAACAACAGGACCCAACTGTGGAGGATGGCAGAAGTAGAAAAAGG GCTCTGAAACCAGttgtggaaaagaaaagaagagatcGAATAAATCAAAGTCTGGCTAAACTGAGAAGTCTGCTGCTGAATCGTACTTCAGATCCA CGTCTGCAGAACCCTAAGATTGAGAAAGCAGAGATTCTTGACTTGGCTGTGGAGTATCTTCAAAAGTGGACAGAAGGGAGGAATCTGAGCAACG TTGTCTCAAACTTTACTGACGGTCAAATGAAGACTCTCACTCCTGTGGCAGACCCTCATCACTCAGAGTCCAGAGCTCCTTTGCTCTGTAACATAGAGAGCGCAGGTTTTCAGCAGTGTGTGGCCCAGCTGAGCAGCTACATGCACAAAATAACATCGACACAGAGGACGAGCCTGATCGAGGGCCTGAAGCTTCACAGAGAGAACCAACAGACAAGCAGGACGGAGGCAGACCTCAGCCACGACGTGACAGACATGACCAAAGGGTCGGAGGAAACATCTATGGATTCAATTTGCACATCTGAGAGGAGAGACGATTCCACCAAGCTGCTGTTTCCATCTCACTCTCCGTTTCAGCCCCACTCGTGCTCCACACCGTGCCACGACTATctgtcccctcctccctctccctggcTCTCTCCGTCGTTCTCCACATACGccacctctcctcctttccCGTCATTTACCTCTCACTTCTCCTTCCCCTCCAGCCTGTCACCTCTGTCCTCCAACACCTCTTTCTTTAGTTTCTCGCCCACAGTCCCTCACCCTGGCCCACCTGTTGGCCACTGCCCCCATCTCACCACACTCAGACCCCCCACACACCCATCAGCGAGGGAGGGGTCACCGCCCGACTCTCCCTCAGCCATGTGGAGACCTTGGTTCTGTTGA
- the pabir2 gene encoding protein FAM122B isoform X2, with amino-acid sequence MNHPGVLPQEKMELDLDIPSSVIQSDGHLRRSNSAPMINGLSDNSQVFQREVLRSRRNSTTVVNRPNMVPSSPIRVPSTRLHQIKQEEGVDVMNRETAHEREVQTAMQMSQSWEESLSLSDNDQEKSASCSPKRVDFVPVSPAPSPTRGIGKKQCFSPSLQILVSSNGLTPSPIPSPTRRFSRRSQSPINCIRASILGPMKRKGEMETESQPKRLFQGTTTMLSSDVSNLSDLTCHSPDLLDGSLSSVGSSTDSPGKMEGVSPSSSSNSPFASLQDLSPK; translated from the exons ATGAACCATCCAGGAGTGTTGCCACAGGAGAAGATGGAGCTGGATCTGGACATCCCATCTTCTGTAATCCAAAGCGATGGACACctgaggagatccaacagtgcACCCATGATTAATGGCTTAAG TGATAACTCCCAAGTGTTCCAGAGAGAGGTCCTGCGAAGCCGGAGAAATAGCACTACAGTTGTCAACAGACCCAACATG GTCCCATCATCGCCCATACGAGTCCCCAGCACCCGACTCCATCAGATCAAACAG GAGGAGGGCGTAGACGTGATGAACAGAGAAACAGCTCATGAGAG gGAAGTTCAAACAGCCATGCAGATGAGCCAATCCTGGGAAGAAAGCCTTAGTCTG agtgACAATGATCAGGAGAAATCTGCATCATGTTCTCCAAAGCGCGTAGACTTTGTGCCGGTGTCGCCCGCCCCGTCCCCAACCAGAGGGATTggaaaaaag CAGTGTTTCTCTCCTTCACTACAAATCCTGGTGAGCAGCAATGGCCTAACGCCCAGCCCCATTCCCAGCCCAACTCGCCGCTTCAG CAGACGGAGTCAAAGCCCGATCAACTGCATCAGAGCCAGCATACTAGGGCCCATGAAACGTAAAG GGGAGATGGAGACTGAGAGTCAACCTAAGAGGCTCTTCCAGGGTACAACCACTATGCTGTCCTCCGATGTGTCCAACCTGTCAGATCTCACCTG TCACTCTCCAGATTTGCTGGATGGCAGCCTCAGCAGCGTCGGCTCGTCCACAGACTCACCCGGCAAAATGGAGGGAGTGTCGCCTTCCTCGTCCAGCAACTCTCCCTTCGCTTCCCTCCAGGATCTGTCCCCAAAGTGA
- the mospd1 gene encoding motile sperm domain-containing protein 1 → MQQQHRQPELVEGSLPVFVFPTELVFYADEQTSHKQVLTLYNPYEFALKFKVLCTAPNKYTVVDSTGAVKPQCCVDIVIRHRDVRACHYGVYDKFRLQVSEQSQRKALGRKEVTATLRPSASQEPPSPRPHDEEHRLKEQFTDSEFFEQTAFQTESRPVAGGPSLLTVLLGLVCMAALMLPTLGEQESTVPVYLHLSVNKKLVAAYVLGLLTMVILRT, encoded by the exons atgcagcagcagcatcgaCAGCCTGAGCTGGTGGAAGGAAGCCTTCCCGTGTTCGTGTTCCCCACTGAGCTCGTCTTCTATGCAGATGAGCAGACGTCTCACAAGCAGGTGCTCACCCTCTACAATCCATATGAATTCGCGCTCAAGTTCAAAG TGCTGTGCACAGCGCCAAACAAGTACACTGTGGTTGATTCCACCGGAGCTGTCAAGCCACAGTGTTGTGTTGACat AGTAATCAGACACAGAGATGTCCGGGCATGTCATTACGGGGTGTACGACAAGTTCCGTCTACAGGTGTCCGAGCAGAGTCAACGGAAAGCTTTGGGTCGCAAAGAGGTGACGGCCACACTTCGGCCCTCTGCCTCACAGGAGCCACCCAGCCCTCGACCCCATGATGAAGAACACAGACTCAAAGAGCAGTTTACAGATAGCGAGTTTTTTGAACAGACTGCATTTCAGACAG AGAGCAGACCTGTTGCTGGAGGCCCGAGTCTGCTGACAGTGCTGCTTGGCCTGGTATGTATGGCTGCTCTGATGCTCCCCACCTTAGGGGAGCAAGAATCTACTGTGCCTGTCTACCTCCACTTAAGTGTTAACAAGAAACTTGTAGCTGCTTATGTTCTCG GTCTTCTTACGATGGTCATCTTACGCACATGA
- the her5 gene encoding hairy-related 5, giving the protein MKALSSPEHHQRNMRRVSKPVMEKRRRERINQSLETLRLLMLESTNDEKLNNPKVEKAEILESVVQFLKTDKDVKRGHRAINKVLSRDQRPTTARRQNYSNGMRSCLLRVSHFITSKRDSGETDKGAVPASFAHPEPRTHHPSSGQIHCALSPTPDPAARSPLHHRATGFSHPNQTPMTGLHSDTKLLSPTAASTHDPVWRPWPQ; this is encoded by the exons ATGAAGGCTTTATCTTCACCAGAGCATCACCAAAGGAATATGAGAAGG GTGTCTAAACCGGTGATGGAGAAACGCAGACGTGAGCGGATCAACCAAAGTCTGGAGACTCTGAGACTGTTGATGCTGGAGAGCACAAACGATGAG AAGCTCAATAATCCAAAGGTGGAGAAGGCAGAGATCCTGGAGAGTGTGGTACAATTCCTAAAGACAGACAAGGACGTGAAGAGGGGTCACCGCGCCATAAATAAAGTCCTGTCCAGAGATCAGAGACCGACCACTGCCCGCCGACAGAACTACAGTAACGGCATGAGGTCCTGTCTGCTGAGGGTCAGCCACTTCATAACCAGCAAGAGGGACTCGGGAGAAACCGATAAGGGTGCAGTTCCAGCGTCTTTTGCGCATCCCGAGCCCCGGACCCATCACCCATCTTCTGGACAAATCCACTGTGCTTTATCGCCCACTCCCGATCCGGCTGCTCGGTCTCCCCTCCATCACCGGGCCACCGGCTTTTCTCATCCAAACCAGACCCCCATGACTGGTCTCCACTCTGACACCAAGCTGCTTTCCCCCACGGCAGCCTCCACGCACGATCCTGTGTGGAGGCCCTGGCCTCAGTGA
- the pabir2 gene encoding protein FAM122B isoform X4, giving the protein MNHPGVLPQEKMELDLDIPSSVIQSDGHLRRSNSAPMINGLSDNSQVFQREVLRSRRNSTTVVNRPNMVPSSPIRVPSTRLHQIKQEEGVDVMNRETAHEREVQTAMQMSQSWEESLSLSDNDQEKSASCSPKRVDFVPVSPAPSPTRGIGKKQCFSPSLQILVSSNGLTPSPIPSPTRRFRRSQSPINCIRASILGPMKRKGEMETESQPKRLFQGTTTMLSSDVSNLSDLTCHSPDLLDGSLSSVGSSTDSPGKMEGVSPSSSSNSPFASLQDLSPK; this is encoded by the exons ATGAACCATCCAGGAGTGTTGCCACAGGAGAAGATGGAGCTGGATCTGGACATCCCATCTTCTGTAATCCAAAGCGATGGACACctgaggagatccaacagtgcACCCATGATTAATGGCTTAAG TGATAACTCCCAAGTGTTCCAGAGAGAGGTCCTGCGAAGCCGGAGAAATAGCACTACAGTTGTCAACAGACCCAACATG GTCCCATCATCGCCCATACGAGTCCCCAGCACCCGACTCCATCAGATCAAACAG GAGGAGGGCGTAGACGTGATGAACAGAGAAACAGCTCATGAGAG gGAAGTTCAAACAGCCATGCAGATGAGCCAATCCTGGGAAGAAAGCCTTAGTCTG agtgACAATGATCAGGAGAAATCTGCATCATGTTCTCCAAAGCGCGTAGACTTTGTGCCGGTGTCGCCCGCCCCGTCCCCAACCAGAGGGATTggaaaaaag CAGTGTTTCTCTCCTTCACTACAAATCCTGGTGAGCAGCAATGGCCTAACGCCCAGCCCCATTCCCAGCCCAACTCGCCGCTTCAG ACGGAGTCAAAGCCCGATCAACTGCATCAGAGCCAGCATACTAGGGCCCATGAAACGTAAAG GGGAGATGGAGACTGAGAGTCAACCTAAGAGGCTCTTCCAGGGTACAACCACTATGCTGTCCTCCGATGTGTCCAACCTGTCAGATCTCACCTG TCACTCTCCAGATTTGCTGGATGGCAGCCTCAGCAGCGTCGGCTCGTCCACAGACTCACCCGGCAAAATGGAGGGAGTGTCGCCTTCCTCGTCCAGCAACTCTCCCTTCGCTTCCCTCCAGGATCTGTCCCCAAAGTGA
- the mmgt1 gene encoding ER membrane protein complex subunit 5, producing MASSFWKGVVGIGLFALAHAAFSAAQHRSYMRLTEKENETLPIDIVLQTLLSFVMTCYGIVHIAGEFKDMDASSELKNKTFDTLRNHPSFYLFNHRGRVLFRTPEEEPSSVRNQQALPNPIRLRKLEHLH from the exons ATGGCTTCGTCTTTTTGGAAAGGTGTTGTCGGCATCGGACTTTTTGCCTTAGCCCACGCAGCTTTTTCAGCCGCACAGC ATCGGTCATACATGAGACTCACAGAGAAGGAAAACGAGACACTACCAATTGAT ATTGTACTACAGACCTTGTTGTCGTTTGTGATGACCTGTTATGGCATTGTCCACATTGCTGGAGAGTTCAAAGATATGGACGCCTCCTCAGAATTGAAAAACAA AACATTTGATACGCTGAGGAACCACCCATCGTTTTACCTCTTCAATCACAGGGGTCGGGTGCTGTTCCGCACGCCGGAGGAGGAGCCCTCCTCTGTACGCAACCAGCAAGCCCTCCCCAACCCCATACGGTTACGCAAGCTGGAGCATTTGCACTGA
- the pfdn6 gene encoding prefoldin subunit 6: MAEALQKKLKAELEKYTGMQKDVSKSMSARQKLESQLTDNNIVKEELDLLDSTNTVYKLIGPVLVKQDLDEAKATVTKRLEYINGEIQRYEALLKDMEKKSEQHRELLSSLQQEYQRAQGMAGKV; this comes from the exons ATGGCAGAGGCCCTTCAAAAGAAACTGAAAGCGGAGTTAGAAAAATATACAGGGATGCAGAAAG ATGTGAGTAAGAGCATGTCAGCCAGACAGAAGCTGGAGAGTCAGCTGACTGATAACAACATTGTCAAAGAG GAGCTAGATCTGCTGGACAGCACAAACACAGTATACAAGCTGATTGGTCCAGTATTAGTAAAACAAGACCTGGATGAAGCCAAAGCCACCGTCACTAAGAGGCTGGAGTACATCAATGGAGAGAT TCAGCGGTACGAGGCGCTCCTGAAAGACATGGAAAAGAAATCTGAACAGCATCGAGAACTCCTGTCCAGTTTACAGCAAGAATATCAGCGAGCTCAAGGCATGGCTGGCAAAGTCTGA
- the ints6l gene encoding integrator complex subunit 6: MPILVFLLDTSASMNQRTYLGTTYLDVAKGAVEVFMKLRARDPASRGDRYMLVTFDDPPYGVKAGWKENHATFMCELKNLQASGLTTLGHALRTAFDLLNLNRLVSGIDNYGQGRNPFFLEPSVIITITDGNKLTHSSGVPDELHLPLNSPLAGSELTKEPFRWDQRLFALVLRLPGATTPDSEQLGSVPTDESAITQMCEVTGGRSYCVRTQRMLNQCLESLVQKVQSGVVLNFEKTGPDPPLVGEESSVESSRPVSSFSSQAWHSCHKLIYVRPNPKTGVPVGHWPIPESFWPDQNSPTLPPRSAHPVVRFSCVDCEPMVIDKLPFDKYELEPSPLTQFVLERKSPHMCWQVFVSSSAKQNDIGQPFGYLKASTTLTCVNLFVMPYNYPVLLPQLDDLFKVHKLKPNLKWRQAFEMYLKTMPPYYLMPLKKALRMMGAPNLIADTMDCGLSYSVISYLKKLSQQAKMESDRLIVSVGKKAPQETGIKVKNHSNSLSLAYRQDFKQLLQGITGEGPLRLVDLNFKEFAGFQIALLNKDLKPQAYRNAYDIPRRNLLDQLTRMRSNLLRTSQKLIRGQDEDYLHSIPVAQMGNYQEYLKMTTSPLREIDPDQPKRLHTFGNPFKQDKKGMMIDEADEFVAGPQNKKRGNSGDSNSGITMKRRRSMSPLLRRPQTPPGSTNNMAVGKSPVAVSGPQSLLKAVPQTKGVEGNDMAGIETNGDGVLGSESGEMWPSEMDTETEDPPSLILEEKARLCEAEGEEDSNMIEETLLEEQLDEQPLEEKLDYDRLSPQSLLEDPEADPAVLETIYIAPLDGSQAELRSRIIKEVRKPGRNYEAILGILQHVRGPVNIQKYFIQYAIREAVRFKKRVLIQQLETALTDLEEKQTTTPQLLIDNGS, from the exons atgcctaTTTTAGTTTTCCTGTTAGACACGTCCGCCTCTATGAATCAGCGCACTTATTTGGGTACGACGTATCTGGACGTTGCTAAAGGCGCGGTTGAGGTCTTTATGAAG cTGCGTGCCCGAGACCCGGCTAGTAGAGGCGACAGGTACATGCTAGTTACATTCGATGATCCACCATACGGAGTGAAG gcagGCTGGAAGGAGAATCATGCCACCTTCATGTGCGAGCTGAAGAACCTGCAGGCGTCTGGGCTAACTACCTTAGGCCACGCTCTCCGCACAGCCTTTGACCTGCTTAACCTCAACCGCCTTGTCTCAGGCATCGACAACTATGGACAG GGCCGCAACCCCTTCTTCCTCGAGCCATCCGTGATCATAACTATCACTGATGGGAACAAGTTGACACACAGCTCTGGGGTGCCCGACGAG CTGCACCTGCCCCTCAACTCTCCATTGGCCGGCAGTGAGCTGACCAAAGAGCCTTTTCGCTGGGACCAACGTCTGTTTGCACTGGTGCTGAGGCTGCCAGGAGCAACCACGCCAGACAGCGAGCAGCTCGGCAGTGTCCCTACAGATGagtctgccatcacccagatgTGTGAAGTCACTGGAG GGCGATCTTACTGTGTGCGGACACAGAGGATGTTGAACCAGTGTCTGGAGTCTCTGGTCCAAAAAGTTCAAAGTGGCGTTGTCCTTAATTTTGAGAAGACGGGTCCAGATCCGCCTCTTGTTGGGGAAG AGAGCTCGGTGGAGTCAAGTCGTCCTGTATCCTCCTTCAGCTCACAGGCATGGCACAGCTGCCACAAACTCATCTATGTGCGACCCAACCCCAAAACAGGAGTTCCAGTCGGGCATTGGCCCATACCAGAGTCCTTCTGGCCGGACCAGAATTCTCCCACCCTG CCTCCTCGCTCTGCACATCCCGTGGTGCGTTTCTCGTGCGTGGACTGTGAGCCAATGGTGATTGACAAGCTTCCCTTTGACAAGTATGAACTAGAGCCATCTCCACTCACCCAGTTCGTTTTGGAGAGGAAGTCCCCACACATGTGCTGGCAG GTGTTTGTTAGCAGCAGTGCAAAGCAAAATGACATTGGGCAACCATTTGGTTACCTTAAAGCCAGCACcactctcacctgtgtcaaCCTGTTTGTCATGCCTTACAACTATCCCGTCCTCCTTCCACAACTTG ATGACTTGTTTAAAGTGCACAAACTAAAGCCGAACCTCAAGTGGCGACAGGCTTTTGAGATGTACCTGAAGACAATGCCTCCATATTACCTCATG CCCTTAAAAAAGGCCTTGAGGATGATGGGGGCACCTAATCTTATTGCAGACACCATGGACTGTGGCCTGAGCTACAGTGTTATCTCCTATTTGAAGAAGCTCAGCCAGCAG GCAAAGATGGAATCTGATCGTCTGATCGTCTCTGTTGGGAAAAAAGCTCCACAAGAAACTGGCATCAAGGTGAAGAACCACTCCAACTCCCTCTCTCTGGCCTACCGCCAGGACTTCAAGCAGTTGCTACAAGGAATCACTGGGGAGGGGCCTCTACGCCTGGTGGACCTCAACTTCAAAGAGTTTGCTGGCTTCCAGATCGCCCTGCTCAACAAG GATCTAAAACCTCAAGCTTATCGAAATGCCTACGACATCCCGAGGCGGAACCTTCTGGATCAACTCACCCGAATGCGCTCCAATTTGCTACGGACATCCCAGAAACTCATCCGAGGACAAGACGAAG ACTACCTGCACAGTATTCCTGTGGCTCAGATGGGAAACTATCAGGAGTACCTAAAAATGACGACGTCTCCGCTGAGGGAGATCGACCCTGACCAACCGAAACGCCTGCACACATTTGGGAATCCTTTCAAGCAGGATAAGAAG GGCATGATGATCGATGAGGCCGATGAGTTTGTTGCAGGCCctcaaaataagaaaagaggAAATTCTGGGGATTCCAACTCAGGCATTACTATGAAGAGAAGGCGGAGTATGTCCCCATTACTGCGACGACCACAGACACCTCCAGGAAGTACAAACAACATGGCGGTGGGGAAGAGTCCAGTAGCTGTTTCAGGGCCGCAGAGCCTCCTCAAAGCCGTCCCACAGACCAAAG GAGTAGAAGGCAACGACATGGCAGGCATTGAGACTAATGGGGACGGCGTTCTTGGCTCTGAGTCGGGGGAGATGTGGCCCTCTGAGATGGACACTGAAACAGAGGATCCGCCTTCACTGATCCTAGAGGAGAAGGCCAGGTTGTGTGAAGCAGAGGGGGAAGAGGACAGCAACATGATCGAGGAGACACTGCTAGAAGAGCAACTAGATGAGCAGCCATTGGAGGAGAAACTTGACTATGACAGACTGAGTCCACAGAGCCTGCTTGAGGACCCTGAAGCTGACCCTGCAGTACTTGAGACTATATATATAGCCCCACTAGATGGCAGCCAAGCAGAGTTGAGGAGCCGGATTATCAAGGAAGTTCGCAAACCTGGAAGAA ACTATGAGGCAATACTCGGAATACTGCAGCACGTGAGAGGACCAGTTAACATCCAGAAGTACTTCATCCAATATGCTATCAGAGAGGCTGTCAG GTTCAAGAAGCGGGTTCTGATCCAGCAGCTGGAGACGGCCCTCACTGATCTGGAAGAGAAGCAAACAACAACTCCACAGCTTCTCATTGACAATGGCAGTTAG